The Pyrenophora tritici-repentis strain M4 chromosome 3, whole genome shotgun sequence genome has a window encoding:
- a CDS encoding Myosin-tail-1 domain containing protein encodes MNRSRMDESHENSAPEQPSRATAPTSQTKETLERRASGLPEHTARTTSSTGTVQQPLDISDDSDDELPTTITTRKKGVAFIDHRADLSSPLGIRYPLMSEQRRYSRQSQAEVDTDYFSEAWLSPGPAASLEPLVEHAYERAQFERQPSTSYVIPREDNVTTFDLWENDAQGNPQRKDSLHTTPIGHTNNDQSKALNRLYDQIRDMWRDLGNERKHSDQLGEQLLARDKVIENLHSKDQETQDILEGYKGDVADTQAVLKNCQDQLQSSVATVARLTEELRDARGSAHEDYQQAQNQAENLAARKSAYKDKYRQEHDAHRATLENMKKLQAKLKQATAKVSRSARRGHTGPSPPDSSDSEGDDANSPLPALSRQGQRGTQSTKNRYSDDEEYDHRRHPRPKKPEPEAFSGNGTTSADYLKWKMDVTDWFADYPYEFASETKKLSYIRQKTKDKAFGCLQHGYLEPGAEFAHSNEAWSILDSVYKSLNTSIEAQSWYESLNSTMKPTESMGEYIARFNVGTSALRWPDTLKIQFMRNRLPVWWRDMTAMKVLESSLTYLDFCQTLRLLEQSNPQRATTTGNRRGNQSLEGGGGGGAGGNKSTPSNGPRNGGSSSGSGPRGRSDIQVKVLRHLNRCFNCLKKNHTFKATGGYCSKEPVASFDSYPEVQDALEKAIANNGVPVGEPARPKVKGAAASGPPRHEKPPPVQPPAHPLIPPAPSVEDSEEEEELHPNRFVDDSLTLALSPTVEVSSDDESDPDPTLQAIANRVKALKQQSQTGSRITVSAIAAAAIRGDKYQPLVGQQLVFKGIISSHRSSPQHVEIMGDTGCASLFIDSSHARAHKYDLISLSQPATLELADGSLVAGVTHMARVTVTFGTHTEDVLAYVTKLSGVQMILGTPWFQTHEPRVNWKDMSLSFDSEHCLINCIHDHRPCHTQSSRHHKQPLPQVPDPCRKVARHPKAPPPIDVAFISSRVAAAAVCHDQDICITSYDEIGRIAELSDKEWEDTQHLRAAGAKVLPEDYEKFRDKMERPHMTRQEILKRLPKVLHPLYQGFDPKEADELPELRGNLDHKIELKLDDTGQPPKPSFQRLRPMSRDEARAVKLYVDDMIKKGHVERSTSAWAAPLLVVRKPGGGIRICVDYRGLNAHTVKNRNAPPLIRDMLAKLSKSRYFSKVDVIAAFNKIRIKEEHKHLSAFITPYGLYQYTVMPFGMCNSPGTFQAYINDVLHEYLDEFCMAYLDDVIIFSETLDQHEKHLVQVVSRLADAGLPMDILKSDFITTEVKFLGLIITADGIKMDPDKVSAIQDWKLPQSLKDVQAFLGFANFYRRFIRGFSDIAKPLTHLTKGDPKLFKMTKEAERSFLALKVAFCSDVVLAHFDPDLKTIVETDASDYVYAAVLSQVQPDGSVRPVAYLSKKMSPTECNYEIYDKELLAIVRAFEEWRPELAGVPEAVEVLTDHRGLEYFRSKRNLNRRQARWAEFLEEFDFRIQYRPGKQGTKPDSLTRRTGDLPDSVTDDRVQHQCQTILGSNRWGGSYAAVRLAGVCLGDNPCDLGSVLTLMQESGEGASLSTSTMLVGLARFSLKGTHDPYDDIEGADDRPLDDVLLELCLSDPRLRDVKTALASNDRRIPHYLIAEGIRMELADLEASNDGKLFIGNGRLVVPFSEKLRTRIIAHIHNSLPGGHGGRTTTYQQVSQWYYWQGMTNTIARFTNNCLTCKRSKVNRTAKHSLLHPLPVPTQYWDDISIDFITPLPKSTWCGHSYQHIMVVVDRLSKMKKFIAMENLEVPTVVDKFMEYIWKEEGYPRTLVSDRGRQFTSHFWNRLCAQVGTHPKLSTSHHPETDGQTENANADLKQYLRAYVNYLQTDWAQLLPLAEFEANSAISTATGLSPFLATKGRQPRSGLEPAHLLRPLNNHPTIAQQQRNADALAQRIDTTRTFLRQQILWAQDKMKEFADANRYPAPRFDVGDWVMLNARHIKTERPVKSLDHKNIGPYQITRVIDNMAYELDLPPQLKAIFPAFHPWLLQPYEDDALPGQPRPGDAAPPEVHLGNDGVTEYVVSQVLDSRIRRNLVDPHTGERGLLQYKVEWVGDDQSEPWQPYHNLRSCKESVQDFHSRNPGRPGPHATFHDYDDDGQLAIALLQLLDSKYSNKFAPQSEL; translated from the exons TGATCAAATCCGCGATATGTGGAGAGACCTCGGCAACGAGCGCAAACACAGCGATCAGTTAGGCGAACAGCTTCTCGCAAGAGACAAGGTCATCGAAAACCTCCACAGCAAGGATCAAGAAACCCAAGATATCCTTGAGGGTTACAAGGGCGACGTCGCTGACACACAGGCTGTCCTTAAGAACTGCCAGGACCAACTTCAGTCTTCCGTCGCTACAGTTGCACGCCTAACCGAGGAGCTCCGCGACGCGCGCGGAAGCGCTCACGAAGACTACCAGCAGGCCCAGAACCAGGCAGAGAACCTCGCCGCCCGCAAATCGGCCTACAAGGACAAATACCGACAGGAGCACGACGCCCACCGAGCCACATTAGAGAATATGAAGAAACTCCAGGCTAAGCTAAAACAGGCTACAGCCAAGGTTTCTAGGTCAGCCAGGCGCGGCCACACAGGCCCTTCCCCCCCAGACTCATCGGACTCTGAAGGCGACGATGCCAACAGTCCTCTACCAGCCCTCTCTCGCCAAGGTCAGCGCGGCACTCAGTCTACGAAAAATCGATACTCCGATGACGAAGAGTACGATCACCGTCGCCACCCCCGCCCAAAGAAACCTGAACCTGAGGCATTCTCCGGTAATGGCACCACTTCCGCCGACTATCTTAAGTGGAAGATGGACGTCACCGATTGGTTTGCTGATTATCCCTACGAGTTCGCCTCAGAAACCAAGAAGCTTAGCTACATCCGCCAGAAGACCAAGGACAAGGCTTTCGGATGCCTCCAGCATGGGTACCTCGAACCTGGAGCTGAGTTCGCGCACAGTAACGAGGCTTGGTCTATCCTTGACTCTGTCTATAAGTCGCTGAACACTAGCATCGAAGCTCAGTCCTGGTATGAGAGCTTGAATTCCACTATGAAGCCCACAGAGTCTATGGGTGAGTACATCGCCCGCTTTAACGTCGGCACCTCGGCCCTTCGTTGGCCCGACACCCTCAAGATCCAGTTCATGCGCAACCGGCTGCCTGTATGGTGGCGCGACATGACCGCCATGAAAGTCTTAGAGTCTAGCCTCACCTACCTTGACTTCTGTCAAACCCTTCGTCTCCTCGAACAGTCCAACCCACAACGAGCCACTACAACTGGCAACCGTAGAGGAAATCAGAGTTTAGAAGGTGGCGGGGGCGGCGGAGCAGGCGGCAATAAGTCCACTCCCTCTAACGGACCCCGGAACGGTGGATCCAGCTCGGGATCTGGCCCCCGTGGCCGCTCTGACATCCAGGTCAAGGTCCTCCGTCACTTAAATCGTTGTTTCAACTGTCTTAAGAAGAATCACACCTTTAAGGCTACAGGAGGTTACTGCTCTAAGGAGCCGGTCGCCTCTTTTGACTCGTACCCCGAAGTTCAGGACGCTCTTGAGAAGGCTATTGCTAACAATGGCGTACCCGTCGGAGAGCCAGCCCGCCCTAAGGTCAAGGGCGCCGCAGCTAGC GGACCTCCCCGGCATGAGAAGCCACCCCCAGTACAACCACCAGCACATCCCCTAATTCCCCCTGCCCCTTCTGTCGAAGacagcgaagaagaagaggagttaCATCCTAACCGCTTTGTCGACGATTCTTTGACCCTAGCCCTTTCCCCTACCGTAGAAGTCAGCTCTGACGATGAGTCCGACCCGGATCCAACACTCCAGGCAATTGCGAACCGTGTCAAGGCTCTAAAACAACAGAGCCAGACTGGATCCCGGATCACCGTCTCGGCCATTGCTGCCGCCGCTATACGCGGTGATAAGTATCAGCCTCTAGTAGGCCAGCAATTAGTCTTTAAAGGAATCATTTCTTCTCATCGCTCCTCTCCTCAACACGTCGAAATCATGGGTGACACTGGTTGTGCTTCTCTCTTCATTGATTCTTCTCATGCCCGCGCACATAAATACGACCTTATCTCTCTCTCCCAGCCTGCTACTCTAGAACTCGCTGATGGCTCTCTAGTGGCAGGCGTTACCCATATGGCCCGGGTAACTGTCACATTTGGCACCCACACCGAAGATGTCCTAGCCTATGTCACCAAACTCTCTGGTGTCCAAATGATCCTAGGAACGCCCTGGTTCCAAACCCATGAACCCCGAGTTAACTGGAAAGACATGTCTCTAAGTTTTGACTCGGAGCACTGTCTAATTAACTGTatccacgaccaccgaccCTGTCACACTCAGAGCAGCCGGCACCACAAGCAACCTCTCCCCCAGGTCCCTGACCCTTGCCGGAAGGTTGCTCGTCACCCCAAAGCACCCCCACCAATTGATGTAGCTTTCATCTCTAGCCGCGTAGCCGCGGCAGCCGTCTGTCACGACCAGGACATTTGTATCACCTCTTACGATGAAATCGGCCGCATCGCCGAGCTATCCGACAAGGAATGGGAGGACACTCAGCACCTACGTGCTGCAGGAGCCAAAGTGCTCCCAGAGGATTACGAGAAGTTCCGCGACAAGATGGAACGTCCGCACATGACGAGACAAGAAATCCTCAAGCGATTACCTAAGGTCCTTCATCCCTTGTACCAAGGTTTTGACCCTAAAGAAGCGGACGAGCTCCCAGAGCTCCGGGGTAACCTTGACCACAAAATCGAACTTAAGCTCGACGATACTGGCCAGCCGCCTAAGCCGTCATTCCAGCGTCTACGCCCAATGTCCCGAGATGAAGCCCGAGCGGTGAAActctatgtggacgacatgATCAAGAAAGGACACGTCGAACGCAGCACTTCCGCCTGGGCCGCACCCCTTCTTGTTGTGCGCAAGCCAGGTGGAGGCATCCGCATATGCGTCGACTATCGCGGTCTGAACgcccacactgtcaagaACCGAAATGCCCCACCACTAATCCGGGACATGCTTGCTAAGCTCTCAAAATCGCGATACTTCTCCAAGGTAGATGTGATCGCCGCATTCAATAAGATACGCATCAAAGAAGAACATAAACACCTCTCCGCCTTCATCACGCCCTACGGACTGTACCAATACACTGTTATGCCCTTCGGCATGTGCAATAGCCCAGGAACCTTCCAAGCATACATTAACGACGTCCTACACGAATATCTCGATGAGTTCTGCATGGCTTACTTAGACGATGTAATTATCTTTAGTGAGACTCTTGATCAACACGAGAAGCACCTAGTACAGGTAGTCTCTCGGCTCGCAGACGCCGGATTGCCTATGGACATTCTTAAATCCGACTTCATAACGACAGAGGTTAAATTCCTCGGGCTTATCATCACCGCCGACGGTATTAAAATGGACCCAGACAAAGTCAGCGCCATTCAGGACTGGAAGCTTCCGCAATCTCTAAAAGATGTACAAGCCTTTTTAGGTTTTGCTAACTTCTACCGCCGATTTATACGCGGTTTCTCGGATATCGCAAAACCTTTAACGCATCTCACTAAGGGCGACCCTAAGCTATTCAAGATGACTAAAGAAGCTGAGCGCTCCTTCCTCGCACTGAAAGTCGCCTTCTGTAGCGACGTGGTGCTCGCCCACTTTGACCCCGACCTAAAGACTATCGTAGAAACTGACGCGTCTGACTATGTGTACGCAGCAGTGCTCTCCCAGGTCCAGCCAGACGGATCAGTCCGGCCGGTCGCCTATCTCTCAAAGAAGATGTCGCCCACAGAGTGTAATTACGAGAtatacgacaaggagctcctcGCTATAGTCCGCGCCTTCGAGGAATGGAGGCCAGAACTCGCAGGAGTTCCTGAGGCGGTAGAAGTGCTAACAGACCATCGCGGGCTCGAATACTTCCGCTCTAAACGCAATCTCAATCGTCGACAAGCCCGCTGGGCTGAGTTCCTAGAGGAATTCGACTTTCGCATACAATACCGCCCTGGTAAACAGGGTACTAAACCCGACAGCCTTACCCGCCGGACAGGAGACTTGCCAGACTCAGTCACGGACGACCGGGTCCAGCACCAATGCCAGACTATCCTAGGTTCCAACCGATGGGGCGGCAGCTATGCCGCTGTACGCCTCGCCGGAGTATGCCTGGGCGACAATCCTTGCGACCTAGGCTCCGTCCTTACACTGATGCAAGAGAGCGGCGAAGGCGCTTCACTGTCCACCTCTACAATGTTGGTAGGGTTAGCCCGCTTCTCCCTAAAGGGCACCCATGACCCATATGACGACATCGAAGGAGCCGACGATCGCCCCCTCGACGATGTCCTCTTAGAACTCTGCCTTAGCGACCCACGCCTACGCGATGTAAAGACAGCCCTCGCTTCTAATGACCGCCGTATCCCACATTACCTCATAGCGGAAGGCATTCGGATGGAACTAGCCGACCTAGAAGCCAGCAACGACGGCAAGCTATTTATTGGCAACGGGCGTCTTGTCGTCCCCTTCAGTGAGAAACTCCGTACGAGGATTATCGCACACATCCACAATAGCCTACCGGGCGGCCACGGAGGTCGCACGACGACGTACCAACAAGTAAGCCAGTGGTACTACTGGCAGGGCATGACGAACACAATTGCGCGCTTTACCAACAACTGTCTAACCTGTAAACGCTCTAAGGTTAACCGCACCGCCAAACATAGTTTGCTTCACCCGCTGCCTGTCCCTACTCAGTACTGGGATGACATATCCATCGACTTCATCACCCCACTGCCTAAGTCAACCTGGTGTGGTCACTCTTACCAACACATCATGGTCGTGGTTGACCGTCTATCAAAAATGAAGAAGTTCATTGCAATGGAAAACCTAGAGGTGCCTACAGTCGTTGACAAGTTTATGGAATACATCTGGAAAGAGGAAGGATACCCAAGGACTCTTGTATCAGATCGGGGCCGCCAATTCACGTCACATTTCTGGAATCGCCTGTGTGCCCAGGTGGGAACGCACCCTAAACTCTCTACCTCCCATCACCCAGAAACCGACGGTCAGACCGAGAATGCAAACGCCGATCTCAAACAATACCTAAGGGCGTACGTTAACTACCTACAGACGGATTGGGCCCAGCTATTGCCTTTAGCAGAATTTGAAGCCAATTCGGCCATTAGCACAGCTACCGGGTTATCTCCGTTCCTCGCCACAAAGGGACGCCAACCGCGATCTGGACTGGAGCCCGCTCACCTTCTGCGCCCCCTTAACAACCACCCTACTATCGCCCAACAGCAACGGAACGCTGATGCCCTCGCCCAGCGCATTGACACAACGCGCACCTTCCTGCGACAACAAATCCTATGGGCTCAAGACAAGATGAAAGAGTTCGCAGACGCGAACCGATACCCAGCACCACGGTTCGACGTGGGTGACTGGGTGATGCTGAACGCCCGCCACATTAAAACCGAAAGACCAGTTAAGTCACTAGACCACAAGAATATAGGGCCATACCAGATCACTCGGGTCATTGACAACATGGCCTACGAACTAGACCTCCCTCCTCAGCTTAAAGCTATCTTCCCAGCCTTCCACCCATGGCTCCTACAACCGTACGAGGACGACGCCTTACCCGGACAACCTCGTCCAGGCGATGCCGCTCCCCCCGAAGTCCACCTTGGCAACGATGGAGTCACAGAATACGTGGTCTCCCAAGTCCTAGACTCTCGCATACGACGCAATCTCGTCGACCCTCACACAGGTGAGCGTGGATTGCTGCAATACAAGGTGGAATGGGTGGGCGACGATCAGTCAGAGCCATGGCAGCCCTACCATAACCTGCGCAGCTGTAAAGAGTCAGTCCAGGACTTTCACAGCCGCAACCCTGGCCGACCAGGACCACACGCCACATTTCATGACTACGATGACGACGGACAGCTCGCTATAGCCCTGCTCCAGCTACTAGATAGCAAGTACTCAAATAAGTTTGCGCCTCAGTCGGAACTTTGA